The following coding sequences lie in one Hymenobacter sp. J193 genomic window:
- a CDS encoding DUF1905 domain-containing protein has translation MSYIVRDQELVLQHWPGKGAWTYHLIIPNSRDIPGTWGHIKVSGTIDDYTVESRNLAPRKNQDKMLSVNAAIRQHLGKQAGDTVRVTLYREPNPVLVREAAVLACLDDAGVLTSFNARNAKDRRALLHEVFSQPDATRQEKKILALIAMLGLQSTTG, from the coding sequence ATGAGCTACATCGTGAGAGACCAAGAGTTAGTGCTTCAGCACTGGCCGGGTAAAGGAGCCTGGACTTATCACCTTATCATCCCGAACTCGCGTGATATTCCCGGTACGTGGGGTCACATCAAGGTGTCGGGCACAATAGATGACTACACGGTTGAATCACGGAATTTGGCCCCGCGCAAAAATCAAGACAAAATGCTCTCTGTGAATGCTGCCATCCGCCAGCATTTGGGCAAGCAAGCTGGCGACACGGTGCGCGTCACGCTCTATCGCGAGCCTAACCCAGTATTGGTCCGCGAAGCCGCGGTACTAGCTTGCTTAGACGACGCCGGCGTGTTGACGTCATTTAACGCTCGGAACGCCAAAGACCGACGAGCTTTATTGCACGAGGTGTTTTCTCAGCCGGACGCCACGCGACAGGAAAAGAAAATCCTGGCCCTGATTGCTATGCTTGGCTTGCAGAGTACCACTGGGTGA
- a CDS encoding type IV secretory system conjugative DNA transfer family protein: protein MMGKATAKLTTAEQEQDEPPVQLHIINFRDLTRSERVNPLRPDDMPVVAFAEEYSRAIINNLNPSSIRKMEFFDTSAVAYLTSIIWFYRKHYPALCTIPHVVATAMHDDFKHVLSMLDTDLESGDLARSIITAVKQKAEKQIAAVVGTLQVILTRINSPQIVWVLTPNEAEGEGFSLNLNDPKAPKLLCIGNDPTLKETFSPVVSCVITVALKLMNQQRKHRSYVFLDEAATIYVPGLEVIPATARSNKVAMVYMTQDLSQMTDAYGKEKMQVMVSNLNNQFFGKVNSLETAKFISELVGREDKEMISTSTGTSQGGTGSRNSSSNQSTSYQERNLVRVQDTIGLQQGEFIGQTVETESTFFQGTITRPEWTGSSFPCTRW, encoded by the coding sequence ATGATGGGCAAGGCCACGGCCAAGCTGACCACTGCCGAGCAGGAGCAGGACGAGCCGCCGGTACAGCTGCACATCATCAACTTCCGGGACCTGACGCGCAGTGAGCGGGTGAACCCGCTGCGGCCCGATGATATGCCCGTGGTAGCCTTTGCCGAGGAGTACAGCCGGGCCATCATCAATAACCTGAATCCATCCAGCATCCGCAAGATGGAGTTCTTCGATACCAGCGCCGTGGCGTATCTGACCAGCATCATCTGGTTTTACCGCAAGCACTACCCGGCGCTGTGCACCATTCCCCACGTCGTAGCTACGGCGATGCACGACGACTTCAAGCACGTTTTGAGTATGCTCGATACAGACCTAGAGAGTGGCGACCTGGCTAGGTCCATCATTACTGCCGTGAAGCAAAAAGCGGAAAAGCAGATAGCCGCCGTCGTGGGCACGCTGCAGGTGATTCTAACCCGGATTAACAGCCCGCAAATCGTGTGGGTGCTGACGCCCAACGAAGCCGAGGGGGAAGGCTTCTCGCTCAATCTGAATGACCCGAAGGCCCCTAAGCTGCTGTGCATCGGCAACGACCCCACCCTGAAGGAGACGTTTTCGCCGGTGGTGTCGTGCGTAATAACGGTAGCGCTGAAGCTGATGAACCAGCAGCGCAAGCACCGCAGCTACGTGTTCCTCGACGAGGCCGCGACCATCTACGTGCCCGGCCTGGAGGTGATACCGGCCACGGCCCGTAGCAACAAGGTGGCGATGGTGTACATGACGCAGGACCTGAGCCAGATGACGGATGCCTACGGAAAGGAGAAGATGCAGGTAATGGTGTCGAACCTGAACAACCAGTTTTTCGGCAAGGTGAACTCGCTGGAAACGGCCAAGTTCATTTCGGAGCTGGTAGGCCGCGAAGACAAGGAAATGATAAGCACCAGCACCGGCACGAGCCAGGGCGGTACCGGCAGCCGCAACAGCAGTTCCAACCAAAGCACCAGCTACCAGGAGCGCAACCTCGTTCGGGTGCAGGACACCATCGGCTTGCAGCAGGGGGAGTTCATCGGGCAGACGGTGGAAACCGAGAGCACCTTTTTCCAGGGTACTATCACCCGGCCCGAGTGGACGGGGAGCAGTTTCCCCTGCACCCGATGGTGA
- a CDS encoding BfmA/BtgA family mobilization protein, producing the protein MAKEQKPQIRVNASSHGAATKAATRLKMSLGEYTEAALDYFTSRQLNPADDVAREGQLIMQQVKKLGDRVFSYMQEEERSLLLPMLEEMLRSRITLERVLRMNEILVNNLNGQLSLLSEGQLAAHRETLKKLRQQNDEAVERQLKEALTGTQPVGSGKRVGEGQSGKKDTELSS; encoded by the coding sequence ATGGCCAAAGAGCAGAAGCCGCAGATTCGGGTAAATGCAAGCAGCCACGGGGCCGCCACGAAAGCTGCCACCCGGCTGAAAATGAGTCTTGGTGAATACACCGAGGCAGCGTTGGACTACTTCACAAGCCGGCAACTCAACCCAGCGGACGATGTGGCCCGCGAGGGCCAGCTAATAATGCAGCAGGTGAAGAAGCTGGGCGACCGGGTTTTCAGCTATATGCAGGAGGAGGAGCGCAGCTTACTGCTCCCGATGCTGGAAGAAATGCTTCGGTCCCGTATCACGCTGGAGCGGGTTTTACGGATGAATGAAATCCTGGTCAACAACCTGAATGGCCAGTTGAGCCTACTCAGTGAAGGCCAGTTGGCGGCACACCGGGAGACGCTGAAGAAGCTACGGCAGCAGAATGACGAGGCCGTAGAGCGGCAGCTAAAAGAGGCGCTAACCGGTACTCAGCCCGTTGGTTCAGGAAAGAGAGTAGGGGAGGGGCAGTCGGGGAAAAAAGATACCGAACTGAGCAGCTAA
- a CDS encoding zeta toxin family protein, which produces MSEARPVEQQPVLYVFAGPNGAGKSTLFNAMAARSPSVEQVNGDVLKQQNPQLSGFDVEAMTAQRIKELRDSRVSFSVESNLAQTNDYKLIHGAKAAGYRIELVYVSLESVRECQDRVLSRVAKGGHDVPPAIIEQRYHQSLSLLKQNYKEFDRIELIDNTSRPFQPGALIEKGLIAPLQSLPPEWVKGVVTHVQRMERVNQLLAQSAADMQQATIRVTEAARAPGARGQAEAVQAAVRMSGAQVSDVQPAAASEQGQRVSYLNVQYSLKSPDLERISTTLDAVHRQSGSEVMESAKDQQCRQVPGQAREAGQSQATERGQDQQER; this is translated from the coding sequence GTGAGCGAAGCGCGGCCGGTGGAGCAGCAACCAGTACTCTATGTGTTCGCCGGCCCAAACGGCGCGGGTAAAAGCACCTTATTCAACGCAATGGCGGCTCGTAGTCCATCGGTGGAACAGGTGAACGGCGACGTACTGAAACAGCAGAACCCCCAGCTCAGCGGCTTTGACGTGGAGGCGATGACCGCCCAGCGCATCAAGGAACTACGTGACAGCAGGGTTTCTTTCTCGGTTGAGAGCAACTTGGCCCAGACCAATGACTACAAGCTGATTCATGGCGCGAAAGCAGCCGGCTACCGCATTGAGTTGGTGTACGTCAGCTTGGAGTCCGTGCGCGAGTGCCAGGACCGGGTACTGAGCCGCGTGGCCAAGGGCGGGCACGACGTGCCCCCGGCCATCATCGAGCAGCGGTACCACCAGTCCCTTTCCCTGCTAAAGCAGAACTATAAGGAATTTGACCGCATCGAGCTGATAGACAATACCAGCCGGCCATTTCAGCCGGGTGCGCTCATCGAAAAGGGCCTGATAGCTCCTTTGCAGTCACTGCCGCCGGAGTGGGTGAAGGGTGTCGTGACCCACGTCCAACGGATGGAGCGGGTTAACCAGTTGTTAGCTCAATCGGCAGCGGACATGCAGCAGGCAACTATCCGGGTTACGGAAGCAGCGCGGGCGCCAGGTGCCCGCGGCCAGGCCGAGGCGGTACAAGCGGCCGTTCGCATGAGTGGGGCACAGGTAAGCGACGTGCAGCCCGCCGCGGCATCAGAGCAGGGCCAGCGGGTTAGCTACCTGAACGTGCAGTACAGCTTGAAAAGCCCGGACTTGGAGCGAATCAGCACTACGCTTGACGCGGTGCACCGGCAGTCTGGTAGTGAAGTGATGGAAAGCGCTAAAGACCAGCAGTGCCGCCAGGTCCCAGGCCAGGCGCGGGAGGCCGGGCAGAGCCAAGCAACTGAGCGTGGCCAGGACCAGCAGGAGCGCTGA
- a CDS encoding type IV secretory system conjugative DNA transfer family protein → MARAEAVAKAGQGFKSKLLVKAAKFYGPAGVWLRALLLLAGLVLVFVQKAPATVPGKPKRKPINQKAFRVVAGVGAAVFLIAGYVLLNMHHYTPGFITFGYPGAATAVLASCGLVGLLWATTKRPAFGLTTERKKIETPDGIYFRTADGGWITIANPYRGTLVLGGAGAGKTFSIGEPMVEQFAYKNFAGLIYDFKFPVLAETAQKALVLAERQREKRSSRQRSMPIA, encoded by the coding sequence GTGGCCCGCGCCGAGGCTGTAGCGAAGGCGGGCCAGGGGTTCAAGTCGAAGCTGCTGGTGAAGGCGGCCAAGTTCTACGGCCCGGCCGGGGTGTGGCTGCGGGCACTGCTGCTGCTGGCGGGCCTCGTGCTGGTGTTCGTGCAGAAGGCCCCGGCTACGGTGCCGGGCAAGCCGAAGCGCAAGCCCATCAACCAAAAGGCATTCCGTGTGGTGGCCGGAGTAGGCGCGGCCGTGTTCCTGATTGCTGGCTACGTGCTGCTGAATATGCACCACTACACGCCCGGCTTTATCACGTTCGGGTATCCGGGTGCCGCTACTGCCGTACTGGCCAGCTGTGGGCTGGTGGGGCTGTTGTGGGCCACTACCAAGCGCCCGGCCTTCGGGCTGACCACCGAGCGCAAGAAGATAGAAACGCCGGACGGCATCTATTTCCGCACGGCAGATGGTGGTTGGATAACCATTGCCAACCCCTACCGGGGCACGCTGGTACTGGGCGGGGCCGGCGCGGGCAAGACCTTCTCGATAGGGGAGCCGATGGTAGAGCAGTTTGCCTACAAGAATTTCGCCGGCCTCATCTACGACTTTAAGTTTCCGGTGCTGGCGGAAACCGCGCAGAAAGCCTTGGTTTTGGCCGAGCGCCAGCGCGAGAAGAGAAGCAGCAGGCAGCGAAGTATGCCGATAGCATGA
- a CDS encoding ParA family protein: MPKIISFATQKGGSGKSTLLLVLAAPLATEYGLKIAVLDCDYQQSIVKTRAQLDAHNLANLQKTDPAAKYPYDVFPLALDKIFEFIDNPDNQDYDLIIIDVPGRADGDDVFNALTACDAVIVPLVSDYLDRASTAEFMGILEAIKQSAEEAQLDFQYFGLPTKRVAGRREEKDMDEYIDGLGLSRLNSSLGLRTAYSRASTLYSLLNPTYRTYAGGNKDTDAEIRRVCEELIERLGLPQRKAGNQLSESADTSTTKTN; encoded by the coding sequence ATGCCCAAAATTATCAGCTTTGCCACTCAAAAAGGCGGCTCCGGTAAATCAACCCTACTACTCGTGCTCGCCGCTCCCCTGGCCACTGAGTATGGGCTAAAGATTGCCGTTCTGGATTGCGACTATCAGCAAAGCATCGTCAAAACCCGTGCTCAGCTGGACGCGCACAACCTGGCTAACCTTCAGAAAACCGACCCGGCGGCCAAGTACCCCTACGATGTATTCCCGCTGGCCCTGGATAAGATTTTCGAGTTCATCGACAATCCCGATAATCAGGACTACGACCTTATCATCATCGACGTACCCGGCCGGGCCGATGGCGACGATGTTTTCAACGCTCTCACGGCCTGCGACGCTGTAATTGTGCCCCTGGTATCGGATTACCTGGACCGGGCCTCTACGGCGGAGTTTATGGGCATTCTGGAAGCTATCAAGCAGTCTGCGGAGGAAGCTCAGTTGGATTTCCAATACTTCGGCCTTCCAACCAAGCGCGTCGCCGGCCGACGCGAAGAAAAGGACATGGATGAGTACATCGACGGGCTGGGCCTCTCGCGCCTCAACTCCTCCCTGGGCCTGCGCACCGCCTACAGCCGGGCCTCGACGCTCTATAGCTTGCTCAACCCTACCTACCGCACCTACGCGGGTGGCAACAAGGACACGGATGCCGAAATACGCCGCGTGTGTGAGGAACTGATAGAACGCCTGGGCTTGCCCCAGCGCAAAGCAGGGAACCAGCTCAGCGAGTCGGCCGATACGTCAACCACTAAAACCAACTAA
- a CDS encoding Fic family protein, with translation MAANDKFSDENGVLLNKFGIKDAEVLRQVENDSALPKLAKLNESGGIQGGQFDHAQLKELHKKLFEDVYQWAGETRADRGFQGNKATYVTGFKETMTYAPHKEIEQRLGAIGEQLGKENGLKGLDQDKFTERAAYYMDQYNHTHAFREGNGRTLQAMVTQLGKEAGYQVDFGKISPEVLNRSRDEAMVRLYPPAEADKNLKPLREMLQQITTPAPGVAAEKLRTPSLAAAPPELSPAMKAMDARRELEVTGYRAANVIANMPGPGNYDQGVKLAQRVSAVTHDPVAIKGPGIIEMQLAADKILKHPGMKDMTLDLEDARRLRASSVQVAQLAEGKELVTPQRQPQASVPAAAERTANPAAIVPKTHEEAQPLFIKAAREVARGLEENGKGLDAARLREVARFVERSPAIAGMNQENAHKAMLAAGSIPSLSSNKYTDELRNSVSVLEKPPKTIDRGGPNVGRDSGGIER, from the coding sequence ATGGCAGCCAACGACAAGTTCAGCGACGAAAACGGGGTACTACTCAATAAATTCGGTATCAAGGATGCCGAAGTGCTACGGCAGGTGGAGAATGATAGCGCCTTGCCCAAGCTGGCCAAACTCAATGAGTCGGGCGGCATCCAGGGCGGGCAGTTTGACCATGCCCAGCTGAAAGAGCTACACAAAAAGCTTTTTGAGGACGTGTACCAGTGGGCCGGCGAGACGCGGGCTGACCGGGGATTTCAGGGTAACAAGGCCACCTACGTTACCGGCTTCAAGGAAACCATGACCTATGCCCCGCACAAGGAGATAGAGCAGCGGCTAGGGGCCATCGGGGAGCAGCTGGGTAAGGAGAACGGCTTGAAAGGCCTGGACCAAGACAAGTTCACCGAGCGGGCTGCCTACTACATGGACCAGTACAACCACACCCATGCTTTCCGCGAGGGCAACGGCCGCACCCTGCAGGCAATGGTTACCCAGTTGGGCAAGGAAGCTGGCTACCAGGTGGACTTTGGGAAAATCTCGCCCGAAGTGCTGAACCGCAGCCGCGACGAGGCAATGGTCCGGCTGTACCCCCCGGCCGAGGCCGATAAAAACCTCAAGCCCCTGCGGGAAATGTTGCAGCAGATAACGACGCCGGCCCCGGGAGTTGCGGCCGAAAAGCTGCGCACCCCCAGCTTGGCTGCCGCGCCCCCGGAATTGTCGCCGGCCATGAAGGCAATGGATGCCCGGCGGGAGTTGGAGGTGACCGGCTACCGGGCGGCGAACGTCATTGCCAATATGCCCGGCCCCGGCAATTATGACCAGGGCGTAAAGCTGGCCCAGCGGGTTTCAGCGGTTACCCATGACCCCGTCGCCATCAAAGGTCCCGGCATCATTGAAATGCAGCTGGCCGCTGACAAGATTCTGAAGCATCCCGGCATGAAGGATATGACGTTGGACTTGGAAGACGCCAGGCGGCTACGGGCTTCGTCGGTGCAGGTGGCGCAGCTGGCCGAGGGCAAGGAACTGGTGACACCTCAGCGGCAGCCGCAAGCCTCAGTACCGGCAGCCGCTGAGCGCACGGCTAACCCGGCTGCCATTGTGCCCAAAACCCACGAGGAGGCCCAGCCGCTCTTTATCAAAGCTGCCCGCGAGGTAGCCAGGGGCTTGGAAGAAAACGGCAAGGGACTCGATGCCGCCCGCCTGCGGGAGGTAGCCAGGTTTGTGGAGCGCAGCCCGGCTATTGCGGGCATGAACCAGGAAAACGCCCATAAGGCCATGCTGGCCGCCGGCAGCATCCCGAGCCTGAGCAGCAACAAGTACACCGACGAACTGCGCAACTCAGTTAGCGTGCTGGAAAAACCACCCAAAACGATTGACCGCGGTGGCCCTAACGTCGGCCGCGACAGTGGCGGAATTGAACGCTAA
- a CDS encoding DUF5712 family protein: MYVKLINPATHGKAAYNNSGSSAQTLNYLKQEAAKDGQTATFFGADRDGIEAAELMQEIDTNVKGLRADDAKFYSLVISPSADELEHIGNDEQKLKAYTRAVMEQYAGNFNLKEGRQLRSEDLVWGATIHQDRSYRGTDPEVAAGQAQTGEKKSGLQTHIHVIVSARDRSQKISLNPAGRRQRFDLMNWQTQAGKQFEKQFTYTAQEHEKVKVKQRDASRDASRAAKIGERVGVLNKQVPKAQQLDPARVQKIAQGREYDKTFYRSLATVERRAKAGEPIDNAYHLLTTGREQPQQQQAATSALRALQQAVRSGRGRDEQTESIGEKRGRTAGELDIEM, from the coding sequence ATGTACGTTAAGCTAATCAACCCCGCGACGCACGGTAAAGCCGCTTACAATAACAGCGGCAGCAGCGCGCAGACGCTCAATTATCTGAAGCAGGAAGCGGCTAAAGATGGGCAGACAGCAACGTTTTTCGGGGCTGACCGCGACGGGATTGAAGCGGCAGAACTGATGCAGGAAATCGACACTAACGTGAAAGGATTGCGGGCGGATGATGCCAAGTTTTACTCGTTGGTGATTAGCCCCAGCGCCGACGAGTTGGAGCATATCGGTAATGACGAACAGAAGCTGAAAGCCTACACGCGGGCAGTGATGGAGCAGTACGCCGGCAACTTTAACCTAAAGGAAGGACGGCAGCTGCGCAGTGAGGATTTGGTTTGGGGGGCCACCATCCACCAAGACAGAAGCTACCGTGGCACTGACCCCGAGGTGGCCGCCGGCCAAGCTCAGACGGGCGAGAAGAAGTCTGGTCTGCAAACGCATATTCACGTCATCGTGAGTGCCCGCGACCGGAGCCAGAAGATAAGCCTCAACCCCGCCGGCCGCCGGCAGCGGTTCGACTTAATGAACTGGCAGACCCAGGCGGGCAAGCAGTTCGAGAAGCAGTTTACCTACACCGCACAGGAGCACGAAAAGGTGAAGGTCAAGCAGCGGGATGCTAGCCGCGATGCCAGCCGTGCCGCCAAGATTGGAGAGCGGGTAGGGGTACTGAACAAGCAGGTGCCGAAGGCGCAGCAGCTTGACCCAGCGCGGGTGCAGAAGATAGCCCAGGGCCGCGAGTACGATAAGACCTTTTACCGTTCACTGGCCACCGTCGAACGCCGGGCGAAGGCGGGGGAGCCCATTGATAACGCGTACCACCTGTTGACCACCGGCCGGGAGCAGCCTCAGCAGCAGCAAGCGGCTACCAGTGCCCTCCGCGCCTTGCAACAGGCCGTCCGTTCCGGCCGGGGCCGCGACGAGCAGACCGAGAGCATAGGCGAGAAGCGAGGCCGCACAGCCGGGGAGCTTGATATTGAAATGTAG
- a CDS encoding type I restriction endonuclease subunit R, which translates to MVNEAQIEYGFIGELTRLKYIHRPDIRTKDALEANFRQKFEALNCVQLSDAEFSRLRDEIVNPDVFLASKTLRGKNTFIREDGTPLNYTLVNIKEWCKNDFEVVNQLRISTASSHHRYDVILLINGLPMVQLELKTLEVTPRRAMQQIVDYKADPGNGYTNTLLCFIQLFIVSNRSTTFYFANNRAQHFSFSADEQFLPVYQYADIDNRNISGLHDFASTFLAKCTLAETISRYMVLVESEQRLLVMRPYQIYAVKAIVDCIHQNRGNGYIWHTTGSGKTLTSFKASTLLKDNPDIEKCLFVVDRKDLDRQTREEFNRFQEGCVEENTNTGALVRRLLSPDYADKVIVTTIQKLGIALDPSHRQDYKGQLQPLRDKRVVFIFDECHRSQFGENHQAIKEFFPKAQLFGFTGTPIFEENATYTQVDGQEGSFKTTEDIFQKRLHAYTITHAIEDKNVLRFHVDYFKPDGKTPARSGAAPAQAAVVEAILHKHDAATHHRRFNAVLATQSINDAIAYYRLFREAQQRRLEADPDFLPLNVACVFSPPAEGNPDVRQLQEDLQQEKQDNQEDPEGKKAALKTIIADYNAQYSTSHTIGEFDRYYQDVQQRIKDQKWPVADYPRPKRIDLTIVVDMLLTGFDSKYLNTLYVDKNLRHHGLIQAFSRTNRVLNDTKPYGNVLDFRQQQPAVDAAIALFSGVDKSRAKEIWLVDPAPVVLKRYEAAVQQLETFMQAQGLTAAPQDVANLKGDAARGQFVEKFKEVQRLRTQLDQYTDLGAPEQQQLETLLPTDDLRAFRSQYLETAKRLRDQQGKGGTDNPAVDQLDFEFVLFASAVIDYDYIMGLMAASTGQAPQKQKLTREQIIALLGSSANLMDEADDLTDYFAGLPTNRGFSEAEIREGFQAFKQQKTAAEQATIAARHGLAPEALTAFVDGILRRMIFDGEALGDLLAPLGLGWKTRAAKEGELMTELIPLLKKLAQGREISGLAVYE; encoded by the coding sequence ATGGTCAACGAAGCGCAGATAGAATACGGCTTTATCGGGGAGCTAACCCGGCTGAAATACATTCACCGGCCCGATATCCGCACCAAAGATGCGTTGGAAGCCAACTTTCGCCAAAAGTTTGAGGCCCTGAACTGTGTGCAGCTCTCTGATGCAGAGTTCAGCCGCCTACGGGATGAAATTGTGAATCCCGACGTGTTCCTGGCCTCCAAAACGCTGCGGGGCAAGAACACCTTTATCCGGGAAGACGGGACGCCGCTGAATTATACCCTCGTCAACATCAAGGAGTGGTGCAAGAACGATTTTGAGGTGGTGAACCAGCTACGCATCAGCACCGCCAGCAGCCACCACCGCTACGATGTCATCCTGCTCATCAACGGCCTGCCGATGGTGCAGCTGGAACTGAAGACGCTGGAAGTGACGCCGCGCCGCGCCATGCAGCAAATTGTGGACTACAAGGCCGACCCCGGCAACGGCTACACCAATACGCTGCTGTGCTTCATTCAGCTGTTCATCGTCTCCAACCGGTCCACTACCTTCTATTTCGCCAACAACCGCGCCCAGCACTTCAGCTTTTCGGCCGACGAGCAGTTCCTGCCCGTGTACCAGTACGCGGACATCGACAATCGGAACATCAGCGGCCTGCATGACTTCGCCTCTACTTTTCTGGCCAAGTGTACGCTGGCCGAAACCATCAGCCGCTACATGGTGCTGGTGGAAAGCGAGCAGCGGCTACTGGTGATGCGCCCCTACCAGATTTACGCGGTGAAGGCTATTGTCGACTGCATTCACCAGAACCGGGGCAACGGCTACATCTGGCACACCACCGGCAGCGGCAAGACGCTCACGTCCTTCAAGGCCTCGACGCTGCTCAAGGACAACCCCGACATCGAGAAATGCCTCTTTGTGGTGGACCGTAAAGACCTGGACCGTCAGACCCGTGAGGAGTTCAACCGGTTTCAGGAAGGCTGCGTGGAGGAGAATACCAACACCGGGGCCCTGGTTCGCCGGCTGCTCTCTCCCGACTACGCCGACAAGGTCATCGTGACCACTATCCAGAAGCTCGGTATTGCCCTCGACCCCAGCCACCGCCAGGACTACAAGGGGCAGTTGCAACCGCTGCGCGATAAGCGCGTGGTCTTCATCTTCGATGAGTGCCACCGCTCGCAGTTCGGCGAAAACCACCAGGCCATCAAGGAGTTTTTCCCGAAGGCCCAGCTTTTTGGCTTCACGGGCACGCCCATTTTCGAGGAAAACGCCACCTACACTCAGGTAGACGGGCAGGAAGGGTCTTTCAAGACCACGGAAGACATTTTCCAGAAGCGCCTGCACGCCTACACCATCACCCACGCCATTGAAGACAAGAACGTGCTGCGCTTTCACGTCGACTACTTCAAGCCCGATGGCAAGACGCCGGCCCGGTCCGGAGCGGCCCCCGCGCAGGCGGCCGTGGTAGAAGCCATTTTGCACAAGCACGATGCCGCCACCCACCACCGCCGCTTCAATGCGGTGCTGGCTACGCAGAGCATCAACGACGCCATTGCTTACTACCGCCTCTTCCGGGAAGCGCAGCAGCGCCGGCTGGAAGCCGACCCCGATTTCCTGCCCCTGAACGTGGCCTGCGTGTTTTCGCCCCCCGCCGAGGGCAACCCCGACGTGCGGCAGCTGCAGGAAGACCTGCAACAGGAAAAGCAAGACAACCAGGAAGACCCCGAAGGCAAGAAGGCGGCCCTCAAAACCATTATTGCCGACTATAACGCCCAGTACAGCACCAGCCACACCATCGGCGAGTTCGATAGGTACTACCAGGATGTGCAGCAGCGCATCAAAGACCAGAAGTGGCCGGTGGCCGACTACCCGCGCCCGAAACGCATCGACCTCACCATTGTGGTGGATATGCTGCTCACCGGCTTCGACTCGAAGTACCTCAACACGCTGTACGTGGATAAGAATCTGCGGCACCACGGCCTGATTCAGGCGTTTTCGCGCACCAACCGCGTGCTCAACGATACCAAGCCCTACGGAAACGTGCTCGACTTCCGGCAGCAGCAGCCGGCCGTTGACGCGGCCATTGCTCTGTTTTCCGGCGTGGATAAGAGCCGCGCTAAGGAAATCTGGCTGGTGGACCCCGCGCCCGTGGTGCTGAAACGCTACGAGGCCGCCGTGCAGCAGTTGGAAACCTTTATGCAGGCCCAGGGCCTCACCGCTGCCCCCCAGGACGTAGCCAACCTGAAGGGCGACGCCGCCCGGGGCCAGTTCGTGGAGAAGTTCAAGGAAGTGCAGCGGTTGCGCACCCAGCTCGACCAGTACACCGACCTGGGCGCGCCCGAGCAGCAGCAGCTCGAAACCCTGCTGCCCACCGACGACCTGCGCGCCTTTCGCAGCCAATATCTGGAAACGGCCAAGCGCCTGCGCGACCAGCAGGGCAAAGGCGGCACCGACAATCCGGCGGTGGACCAGCTCGACTTTGAGTTCGTGCTCTTCGCTTCGGCTGTGATTGACTACGATTACATCATGGGCCTGATGGCGGCCAGCACCGGGCAGGCTCCGCAGAAGCAGAAGCTCACCCGCGAGCAGATTATTGCCCTGCTGGGCTCCAGCGCCAACCTCATGGACGAGGCCGACGACCTGACCGACTACTTTGCCGGCCTGCCCACCAACCGCGGTTTCAGCGAGGCCGAAATCCGCGAGGGCTTCCAGGCCTTCAAGCAGCAGAAAACCGCCGCTGAGCAGGCCACTATTGCCGCCCGCCACGGGCTGGCACCGGAGGCCCTCACGGCTTTCGTGGACGGCATTCTGCGGCGCATGATTTTCGATGGCGAGGCGCTGGGCGACCTGCTGGCCCCGCTGGGCCTGGGCTGGAAAACCCGCGCCGCCAAGGAAGGCGAGCTGATGACCGAACTCATTCCCCTGTTGAAGAAACTGGCTCAGGGCCGCGAAATTTCCGGGCTGGCAGTATATGAGTAA